TTGGCTTTCATGGAAAGAAGGGGCTGGCGAACGCCGTCACCGGCTCAGAGAAGGATGCCGAACGTGACCCGCGCGTGAAATTCATCAGCTTTCCGATGGAAGAGATTCTGGACGCGGGTTATCGCACCGATTCCGTCAATCTCGATCGATACCGCAATGAACTCGACGAGTTGTGGCGGCAGTTTGGTCGAAAGCTGACCTGCTTGATCACCGAGCCTTATCTTGGCGGGGGCGGCAGCTTCCACCCTCCTGCGGGTTATCACCAGATGCTGCAGCAGTTCTGTCGAGAGCACGACATGCTGTTCATCTTCGACGAAGTGCAGGCCAACTTCGGACGCACCGGTGCGATGTACGCCTTCGAAGCGTACGGGGTTGAACCCGACATGGTCGTCCTGGGGAAAGGACTGGGGAATGGCGTGCCCGTCGCGGCAGTCGCCACGCGAGGCGATGTCTTTGGCGTGATGAAATACGGCGAAGCCTCGGACACCTGGAGCGCAAACCCACTTTCCTGTGCCGCGGTGCTTGCGACGCTCGACGAGTTTGAATCGACCGAAGTCTTAAAACATACGCGTGAATTGACCCCGATTTTCCTTAAGGGGCTTGAGCGTCTGAAGTCGACCGGCCTGGTCAATCACGTCCGCGGTGAAGGCCTGGTCTTCGGATTCGAATGCGCACCATTCGGTTCGTTGACCCCGGCGGAAGTCGCTGCAAAGATCGTTGAAGCGTGTTACATCGGCCGGGACAACGTTGGAATTCACTTGCTGGGAGCGCTCGCCGGCAAAGTCTTACGCGTCAGCCCGCCGCTGACGATTACGACTGCCGAGGCCAACCACTCGCTCGAATTGCTGTACGATCTCGTGTCATCGCTGGCGAAGAAACTGAAATGAGTGCCGTTCATTCGGATCGGGTGACCTCTTCGTCCGATCCGATTTACTTCCGCGAAATCACGCCGAGACAGCCAGATCGAGAGTTCGACGTTTCGATAGACAATTTTCAATCGCGGAAAGTGCGTCGGGTGTGCCGTTCAGCTGTCCGATGAGCGGTGTCAGATTGCGGCGGTAGTCATCCAGTTGACTCAAAAACTGCGTCAGCCGTTCTGACCGGAAGGACTCAATGACCGTCCAGTCACCTGCCCCCATCTGTTTCAAGAAACAGGCGTTGATCTGCTGTTCGTGGTGCATTCCCTCAGGCAGCGCGAAGAACGGCTTCCCTAAGTGCAGTGCTTCACCCAGCAATTGATTTCCAGCGGCGCTGACGATGGCGTGACAGTGGGTCAGGTCATGGACGAACTTTTGCTCGTCAATGGCGTGATATGTCAGTCCACCGCGCGGCGGCAATGAACCAAGCCCATAAATGCGAATCGGCCAACCGCAACGTGCCAGAGCATCAATCACGCTCGGCGGGGTATTGGGGCGCAGATAGGACAAGAGATAGTCGCCCGTCGTAGATATCGCCGAAACAATCTCACTCCGCAGCATCGGACCGACTTGTCGGACATGCTCAAAGCCACGTTTGAGCGGAGGCGAGTAAAATGACGACACGACCGGTACCGCATTGTCCCAGCCGTAAAACCATCTCACCGCCCAGCTCATCCACCATGCATAGCGGCGGAGAACGAGTGGAAGCTTTCCAAGATCGTAGGCCAGCAACACATGCTGATGATCGAGGCTCATCCAAGGCAGTCCGGTCAGCTTCGCCGCGCGCGGCAAGATCGGCTCGAAGTCGGCGATCGCCAGATCGGGCCGCTCCAATTCGATTTGGCGACACATCGCCTGGACGAGTGTTGGCAGTTCACGCATGGCGAACGTCAATGCGCCGGCGGTCGATTTGAACAGATCGAGCCTTCCACCGGTGTAGTGAAAATTGAGCCCCAGCACGCGAATCAGCTTCACGTTCGCAAATCGCCCGTCACCATACTGGCGAACGAGAAAATCGTACGCATCACCAGGAGCGAACAGCACCAATTCGTGCTGATGACGCAGTTGCTCGACAAGTGCCAGGACACGGACGGCATGCCCACGCCCCTCGCCGGCCATGCTGTAGAAGATCTTTGCCACCCGCATCTCCTTACACTGAGCGACCTCGGTCGGCGGGAGTATACACTCGAACGCGGGAAAATGTCGTCATCAGCCTTCGCCGGGGCAGGCGCACTTGATGCAATACAGGGAACGGATACGATCGAAAGACCGACAAGTTTTCATCCAGGATAACGACCATGAACAGCGTTCAGCTTCGCGAACTTCAAGCCCCCTTGAAGAACCAATTCAAAGACAATCCTGCGTCCGCCCTGCAGACATTGCGTGCCGTCGGCACCTTGGGGCCGGATGTGACCTGCGAGTTGATCTTCTCGGTCCCTCCGCAGACAGCGGGACTGCATCCCTGCGCCGGAGGCGATGGAACCAAGGCTTGCTCTGCCGAAATGCTGCTGCATGCGCTTGTCGGATGTGCGGCGGTCACGCTGGGTGCCGTGGCAACGGCCATGGAGATCCCGATACGAGGCGGCCAAGTTGTCGCAGAAGGTGACGTCGATTTTCGCGGCACTCTGGGGATCAGTCGAGACGTCCCTGTCGGCTTCCAAGAGATTCGCCTGGCGTTTCAACTCGATACGGACGCCGCGCCAGAAAAGGTGGAAAAGCTGATCGAACTTGCAGAGCGTTACTGCGTTGTCTACCAAACGTTGAAGAACTCACCACGGGTCATCAGTCGGTCTGAGCGGGTCACCCACGAGGCCTAATAGCGAGCAAGATCGTCAAACGGAATCTGCGGCGATGATCAACGATCGCCTGCCGTTCAAAACAAAAACCCCCTCGACCAGCTTCCTGCGGAAGGATGATCGAGGGGATTTGGATTTCAGGCCGATGCAGACAGACTATTCGATGATGATATCTTTCACCGTCTTACCACCGGGAATCATCGGCAGAACGTGTTCCTGGTAAGGACAGATCACGTCGAGCAGATACGGGCCGTCATGTTCCAGCATTTTCTTGAGAGCAGCAGGGAACTCTCGCTTGCTGCGAACCTGAGCCGCCTCAAGCCCGAACCCCTTGGCAATCTGGACGAAGTTGGGATAGGTCTCTTCATAGTGACCGCCAGCCCCCGCACCGACCGCTTCTGGATGATCGACGGGACCGAGGTAGGTATGAGCGCGGCTTCCTTCGAGGAACCGATCTTCCCACTGCATCACCATCCCGAGGTGCTGATTGTTCAGCAGCAGCGTCTTCACGGGCAGATTCTCGCACTTCAATGTGGCAAGTTCCTGCACATTCATCAGCATGCAACCGTCGCCGTCGATATCAACCACCAGTGATTCCGGATGCGCGGCTTGCACACCCATCGCCGCGGGCAGTCCGAAGCCCATCGTTCCCAATCCGGAACTACTGAGCCAGCGACGTGGTCGATCAAACTTGTAAAATTGTGCGGCCCACATCTGATGCTGGCCCACACCGACGGTGATGTAGGTATCACGTTGCTTGGTTTGTCGCCAAAGCTCTTCGATCGCGTACTGCGGAATGATGAAATCGCCGCTGTCTTTGACCTGCAGCGGATACTGCTTCTTCCAGCCTCGCAGGGTCTCCCACCAGGCGTCGATCTGCGGCACATCGTCGTCCGCGATCATGGCGTTCAAACCTTGCAGCACTTCTTTGATATTCGCGACAACCGCGATATCGGCGCGTTTGTTCTTATGGAGTTCGGACGGATCGATATCAACGTGCACAATCTTGCCGTGCTTGGCGAACTCGCTGAGCTTGCCGGTGACGCGATCGTCGAAGCGAACGCCGAACGCCAACAGCAAATCAGCGTCATTGATCGCGTAGTTCGAATAGACCGTCCCGTGCATCCCCAACATGTGCAACGATTGATCGTCATCGCCGGGGAAGCAGCCAATGCCCATCACGGTTGTCGCGACGGGAATCCCTGTCTTACGTGCGAACTTGGTGAACTCTTCCGAAGCGTTCGCTTGGATGATTCCGCCGCCGGCATAGAAAATCGGCTTCTTCGATTCGCGAATCATTTTCAGGATTGCGCGAATCTGGTTCGGATGCGGACGGCGCACTTCCGGGTGATAGCCGGGAAGATTCATCTCGGGATCGTAGTCGACTTCCCAAGTCACTTCGTTCAACTGAACGTCCTTTGGAACGTCAATCAACACGGGACCAGGACGACCGGTACGAGCGATATAAAACGCTTCTTTGATAATACGGGGAATATCTTCGGTCTTGGTCACCAGATAATGGTGCTTGGTGATCGCGCGACAGATTTCCACCATCGGCGTTTCCTGGAACGCATCGCTGCCGATCAGATGCGTGGGCACCTGAGCCGAGATCGCCACCATCGGAATGCTGTCCATCTTGGCATCGGCAATGGCCGTCACGAGATTCGTCGCACCAGGACCGCTGGTCCCCATGCACACACCGACCAAATCGGTCGTTCTCGAGACTCCTTGAGCGGCAAAGGCGCCACCTTGTTCATGTCGTGGCAGGATCGTGCGAATATCCGCACTGCGATGAGTTAGCGACTGGTGCAACGGCATGCTGCAACCGCCGGGGTAAGCGAAAATGACATTCGTTCCATGACGAATGAGGCATTCTACGAATACGTCGGCCCCGGTCAGCGTTCGCGTGGTGGTAGAAACGGGCTGGCTGGTGATGGTCGACACGATCAGAATCCCTCAATCGAACGGTAAGCCCCGGTGATGTACTGGGGCAAAGAACTGGCAGACGCTCGCTGCCACAAACGACTCACAAGTCTATCCATTGCGATTCTCAGATTCGAGCCTTCTTTTTGAATCTGGCGTAATCGACTATTGCAAAACAAGTTAAAGCAAACGCAGCGAACTGGCCACTCGAGTTTCTGTGGGACGCCACGTCGCCCCATTTCTTCACGAAAACGGGCGTCGCACGTCGCGACAGTCTTCAATGGCTGCAATCCCTGCAGATGAATGAGGCTCGATCGTCGAACAGGTTCGGTGGCGTCACAAACCTTCGTCGGTAAATAGAAGTATCGGCGGGAAACAGTGATTTCGATACTCGCCGAGAAAAACGGGCGATAAGATCTTGCAGGAAAAGAAATTCCATCCGAAAGACCTCTCACCAGGTGGCGGGACCAGCACCGCATTTGCGTTCAAAGACCGATTGTCCCAAAACACGACTGAACGAATCACGACTGAACTCATGAGGTGCGGTTGATGAACACGCCTTCCTTACTCGCCTCAACCGCCCTGTCGCGTCGCCATTGCCTGAAATGGGGTGGGTTGCTGGCGGGCACGTCAACATGGCCTGCGGCGGGACTGGCGGCGGAGGCGAATGTGCGACGTCCTGCGAGAGCCTGCATTCTGGTCTATTTGCTGGGTGGTCCGCCTCATTTGGACATGTTTGACCTGAAACCGGAAGCGCCGGTGGAAGTCCGCGGACCGTTTTCGCCCATTTCGACCAGTGTGCCCGATTTGCAGATCTGCGAGCACCTGCCGAAGCTTGCAGCGCGCGCTCACCGATTCGCATTATTGCGTGCGGTAAGCCATCCCAACGCTCATCACACACCGATGATCTACTACACACTGACGGGACGACATGTCGATCAGCCAGAAATCGACAACGACATCAGCCCACCGCGGCGAACGGACTTCCCGAACATCGGATCGATCATCGCGAAGCGGAAGCCCGCACCCAGCGGCCTGCCAGGTTGTCTGGCGGTGCCCGAGCTCGGAATTCGCTCGAATGAGGACAACATTCGAGCGGCCGATCCTCTGCGAGGTGGACGAGGGGGATTCCTGGGACAGGCCTATGACCCGTTCATCCTGAACGGCGATCCGCGAATGGCCAAATCACTACCCGAAGTCGTGTTGCCAGAGGACGTCGATCGATTGCGATTCGACCGACGACTGGCACTCCTTTCGACCATCAATTCCCGTCATCCGGCCGGCAGCAGATCGAGTCCGTTCGATTTGCTTCAAAGCACCGCGGTTCGACTGACGGGATCGCCCACGGACGAACGTCTGTATTCCGTCGACCGCGAACCGGACCGTGTCCGAGACCGCTACGGCCGACATCGTTTTGGCCAGAGTCTGTTACTGGCCCGACGATTCGTCGAGGCTGGAGTTCCATTTGTCAGCATCTACTTCAATCACATGACACGTTGCGATGGGTGGGACACGCACGGCAAGAATTTCGAAGGCTGCGAACAGGAGCTGCTGCCGATCGTCGATCAAGGCCTGTCGGGACTCATGGACGATTTGACGGAACGAGGCCTGTTCGACGACGTCCTCGTCGCGTGCTACGGTGAATTCGGGCGCACGCCGAAGATCAACAAAGACGCTGGCCGCGATCATTGGGGGCACTGCTCATCGACCTGGTTGTGCGGCGGCGGGATTCGCGGCGGCGCCGTCTTCGGTGAATCGGATGCACTGGCCGCCTATCCGAAGGCCAACAAGGTTGATCCGATCGATGTTCACGCGACCCTGTTTCATCGGCTGGGACTCGACCCGGGCACGGAAATCGTCGACGCATTGTCTCGACCTCACGCCATCAGCCAGGGCCGAGTCATTGATGCGATTCTTTAGAATCGCCGTTTGCGAAGTCTGGCGCGGATTCAATGGATCGAAAATCCATTCCTCACATCGAACTTTTGCTATACTTGGTGTGTGAGCCCCTGCGTGAAAAATGGGAGTCTCACACAGAAATCCGCGACGACTCGCAAAACCGCGACACAATCAAAACCAGCCGTGAACAGACGTCGCCAAGCGACTGATCAGATACCGCCACGAGGTCAAGACGATGGATTTGTTTCGAGAATACGCCACGAATGTCACGCGACGTCACTTCTTTCGACAGGGGTCGAATGCCGTGGGATGGGCGGCGTTGTCCTCACTGCTTGGTCGATCTGCCACCCATGGTGTGATCAACGCCGCTGAGCCGGCGCCGCACCTGCAATCTCTGATGACCCATCACGCTCCCAAGGCCAAACATGTCATCTATCTGCATATGGTCGGCGGCCCGCCGCAGATGGACATGTACGACTATAAGCCGGTCATGAATGACTGGTACGACAAGGACCTGCCTGAATCGATCCGAAACGGGCAACGCCTGACCACAATGACGTCAGGACAGGCCCGGTTTCCAATCGCACCGTCGAAATACGCATTTGAGCAGGTCGGTGAATGCGGCATGTGGGTCACCGAACTGTTGCCGTGGACCAAGAAAATGGTCGACGACATGTGCTTCATCCGTTCCATGAATACCGAAGCGATCAACCACGAACCCGCCATCAGCTTCATGCAAACAGGAAACCAGATCACGGGCCGGCCCTGTCTTGGCGCATGGGCCTCCTACGGGCTTGGTTCGCTGAACGAGGATTTGCCCACGTTCGTCGTCATGGTGGCGCGCCCGACAAACACCGAGCAGATGCAGGCCATTTCGGCGAGATTGTGGCAAGCCGGTTATTTGCCGGGTGAACATGCAGGGGTCTCGTTCCGTAGTTCGGGCGATCCCATCCTGTACATCAACAATCCACCGGGTGTGCCGCCCGAAATCCGGCGACGCACACTGGACGGAC
This genomic interval from Schlesneria paludicola DSM 18645 contains the following:
- a CDS encoding glycosyltransferase family protein: MAKIFYSMAGEGRGHAVRVLALVEQLRHQHELVLFAPGDAYDFLVRQYGDGRFANVKLIRVLGLNFHYTGGRLDLFKSTAGALTFAMRELPTLVQAMCRQIELERPDLAIADFEPILPRAAKLTGLPWMSLDHQHVLLAYDLGKLPLVLRRYAWWMSWAVRWFYGWDNAVPVVSSFYSPPLKRGFEHVRQVGPMLRSEIVSAISTTGDYLLSYLRPNTPPSVIDALARCGWPIRIYGLGSLPPRGGLTYHAIDEQKFVHDLTHCHAIVSAAGNQLLGEALHLGKPFFALPEGMHHEQQINACFLKQMGAGDWTVIESFRSERLTQFLSQLDDYRRNLTPLIGQLNGTPDALSAIENCLSKRRTLDLAVSA
- a CDS encoding OsmC family protein, translated to MNSVQLRELQAPLKNQFKDNPASALQTLRAVGTLGPDVTCELIFSVPPQTAGLHPCAGGDGTKACSAEMLLHALVGCAAVTLGAVATAMEIPIRGGQVVAEGDVDFRGTLGISRDVPVGFQEIRLAFQLDTDAAPEKVEKLIELAERYCVVYQTLKNSPRVISRSERVTHEA
- a CDS encoding DUF1501 domain-containing protein, producing MDLFREYATNVTRRHFFRQGSNAVGWAALSSLLGRSATHGVINAAEPAPHLQSLMTHHAPKAKHVIYLHMVGGPPQMDMYDYKPVMNDWYDKDLPESIRNGQRLTTMTSGQARFPIAPSKYAFEQVGECGMWVTELLPWTKKMVDDMCFIRSMNTEAINHEPAISFMQTGNQITGRPCLGAWASYGLGSLNEDLPTFVVMVARPTNTEQMQAISARLWQAGYLPGEHAGVSFRSSGDPILYINNPPGVPPEIRRRTLDGLKQLNEQTFAQLGDPETRTRIEQYELAFRMQASVPELTDLASESESTFKLYGDAAKKPGTFTNTVLQARRLVERGVRFVQIYHNNWDTHANVAGRLPDQCRDVDQACYALVQDLKQRGLFDDTLIVWGGEFGRTIYSQGGLSKENYGRDHHPRCFTMWMAGGGSKGGKIYGETDEFSYNIVKDPIHIRDFHATVLHLLGFDHERFTFRFQGLDQKLTGVEPAHVVSELLA
- the ilvB gene encoding biosynthetic-type acetolactate synthase large subunit, whose amino-acid sequence is MSTITSQPVSTTTRTLTGADVFVECLIRHGTNVIFAYPGGCSMPLHQSLTHRSADIRTILPRHEQGGAFAAQGVSRTTDLVGVCMGTSGPGATNLVTAIADAKMDSIPMVAISAQVPTHLIGSDAFQETPMVEICRAITKHHYLVTKTEDIPRIIKEAFYIARTGRPGPVLIDVPKDVQLNEVTWEVDYDPEMNLPGYHPEVRRPHPNQIRAILKMIRESKKPIFYAGGGIIQANASEEFTKFARKTGIPVATTVMGIGCFPGDDDQSLHMLGMHGTVYSNYAINDADLLLAFGVRFDDRVTGKLSEFAKHGKIVHVDIDPSELHKNKRADIAVVANIKEVLQGLNAMIADDDVPQIDAWWETLRGWKKQYPLQVKDSGDFIIPQYAIEELWRQTKQRDTYITVGVGQHQMWAAQFYKFDRPRRWLSSSGLGTMGFGLPAAMGVQAAHPESLVVDIDGDGCMLMNVQELATLKCENLPVKTLLLNNQHLGMVMQWEDRFLEGSRAHTYLGPVDHPEAVGAGAGGHYEETYPNFVQIAKGFGLEAAQVRSKREFPAALKKMLEHDGPYLLDVICPYQEHVLPMIPGGKTVKDIIIE
- a CDS encoding DUF1501 domain-containing protein, whose amino-acid sequence is MNTPSLLASTALSRRHCLKWGGLLAGTSTWPAAGLAAEANVRRPARACILVYLLGGPPHLDMFDLKPEAPVEVRGPFSPISTSVPDLQICEHLPKLAARAHRFALLRAVSHPNAHHTPMIYYTLTGRHVDQPEIDNDISPPRRTDFPNIGSIIAKRKPAPSGLPGCLAVPELGIRSNEDNIRAADPLRGGRGGFLGQAYDPFILNGDPRMAKSLPEVVLPEDVDRLRFDRRLALLSTINSRHPAGSRSSPFDLLQSTAVRLTGSPTDERLYSVDREPDRVRDRYGRHRFGQSLLLARRFVEAGVPFVSIYFNHMTRCDGWDTHGKNFEGCEQELLPIVDQGLSGLMDDLTERGLFDDVLVACYGEFGRTPKINKDAGRDHWGHCSSTWLCGGGIRGGAVFGESDALAAYPKANKVDPIDVHATLFHRLGLDPGTEIVDALSRPHAISQGRVIDAIL
- a CDS encoding aspartate aminotransferase family protein — translated: MTHLIEFAGETQSNAVRRVIAETEPVALRTFTPSQAVFAKSAGVFHWTPEGRTLYDYSSGVLVANLGHNPKRWMQSFGKYMGWSADLFSGKPAQADDYVPALTMTAYNGITEVETQAVQRLLANLHRSPGSNRLNTIVWAASGSEAIQKALWASLARDRTRDMIVATRFGFHGKKGLANAVTGSEKDAERDPRVKFISFPMEEILDAGYRTDSVNLDRYRNELDELWRQFGRKLTCLITEPYLGGGGSFHPPAGYHQMLQQFCREHDMLFIFDEVQANFGRTGAMYAFEAYGVEPDMVVLGKGLGNGVPVAAVATRGDVFGVMKYGEASDTWSANPLSCAAVLATLDEFESTEVLKHTRELTPIFLKGLERLKSTGLVNHVRGEGLVFGFECAPFGSLTPAEVAAKIVEACYIGRDNVGIHLLGALAGKVLRVSPPLTITTAEANHSLELLYDLVSSLAKKLK